A genomic region of Bosea sp. 124 contains the following coding sequences:
- a CDS encoding NlpC/P60 family protein has product MTAAISRADIVAASRLWLGTPYHHQASLRDVGCDCLGLVRGVWRDLYGTEPETLPPYSPSWAESLGMETLATAALRHLVPVGRDLERPGDVLLFRWRAHLPAKHCAILSAPDRIIHAHDSAQVGEVAFSPWWRRHLSHRFSFPGVTD; this is encoded by the coding sequence ATGACGGCCGCCATCTCGCGGGCCGACATCGTCGCGGCGTCCCGGCTCTGGCTCGGTACGCCCTATCACCATCAGGCCTCGCTGCGCGATGTCGGCTGCGACTGTCTCGGGCTGGTGCGCGGCGTCTGGCGGGACCTCTACGGAACCGAGCCGGAGACCCTGCCGCCCTATTCGCCGAGCTGGGCGGAAAGTCTCGGAATGGAAACGCTCGCCACGGCGGCGCTGCGCCATCTCGTACCGGTCGGGCGAGACCTGGAACGGCCGGGCGATGTCCTGCTGTTCCGTTGGCGCGCGCATCTCCCGGCCAAGCACTGCGCCATCCTGAGTGCGCCCGACCGCATCATCCATGCCCATGACAGCGCGCAGGTCGGCGAAGTTGCCTTCTCGCCGTGGTGGCGGCGGCATCTGAGCCACCGCTTCTCCTTTCCCGGAGTGACCGACTGA
- a CDS encoding DUF2163 domain-containing protein: MRDIPEALAAHLVQGATTLCRCWSLTRRDGAVLGFTDHDGPLSFDGIVFAAATGLEAAEASAELGFAIGGGEVSGAFAATGLNEADLARGLYDDARVSIWLTNWADVSQRVLLETGFVGEIRRGDTGFTAEVRGLAKAFDEERGRLYMRSCSADLGDGRCGVALAAVAANVVTSDGRLGLTAPALVGFADGHFTGGRLVFTAGANVGFATEVKRHGAAGGLVALQLWQAPPAPIAAGDAFTVSPGCDKSFATCQSKFGNSINFRGFPHIPGNDFIIGGVRPGDGTLDGGSLFR, from the coding sequence ATGCGCGACATTCCTGAAGCCCTTGCCGCCCATCTCGTCCAGGGCGCGACGACGCTCTGCCGCTGCTGGAGCCTGACGCGCCGCGATGGCGCCGTGCTCGGCTTTACCGATCACGACGGGCCCCTGAGCTTCGATGGCATCGTCTTCGCGGCCGCGACAGGCCTGGAAGCGGCCGAGGCTTCGGCCGAACTCGGCTTCGCCATCGGCGGCGGCGAGGTTTCGGGCGCCTTCGCGGCGACCGGCCTGAACGAGGCCGACCTCGCGCGCGGGCTCTACGACGACGCCCGCGTCTCGATCTGGCTGACGAACTGGGCCGACGTCTCGCAGCGCGTGCTGCTGGAAACAGGTTTCGTCGGCGAAATCCGACGCGGCGACACCGGCTTCACCGCCGAGGTGCGGGGGCTCGCCAAGGCGTTCGACGAGGAGCGCGGCCGACTCTACATGCGCTCCTGCTCGGCGGATCTCGGCGATGGGCGCTGCGGCGTGGCGTTGGCGGCGGTCGCGGCCAATGTCGTGACGAGCGACGGTCGCCTCGGTCTGACCGCCCCGGCGCTCGTGGGCTTCGCGGATGGGCATTTCACCGGCGGCCGTCTCGTCTTCACCGCCGGCGCCAATGTCGGCTTCGCGACCGAGGTGAAGCGCCATGGCGCGGCCGGCGGTCTGGTCGCGCTCCAGCTCTGGCAGGCGCCGCCTGCGCCGATCGCTGCGGGCGACGCCTTCACCGTCTCGCCCGGTTGCGACAAGAGCTTCGCGACCTGCCAGTCGAAATTCGGCAACAGCATTAATTTCCGCGGCTTCCCGCATATCCCGGGCAACGACTTCATCATCGGAGGCGTCAGGCCCGGCGACGGGACGCTCGACGGCGGGAGCCTGTTCCGATGA
- a CDS encoding DUF2460 domain-containing protein — protein MTDFHEIRFPTDIARGARGGPERLTQIVTLASGREVRNSRWAHSRRRYDAGVGIRTLDALAAVVAFFEERRGRLYGFRWRDRLDWKSCPPSQAPAATDQAIGIGDGVTGTFQLCKHYGTGIATYRRPITKPVPGEVAVAVDGVPADDPGHVTCDAATGRVTFAAGHLPGPGAMVTAGFLFDVPVRFDIDAIEVDLSAFEAGEIPKIPIVEIKP, from the coding sequence ATGACCGATTTCCACGAGATCCGCTTCCCGACCGACATCGCCCGCGGCGCGCGCGGCGGGCCCGAGCGCCTGACGCAGATCGTGACGCTGGCCTCGGGCCGCGAGGTGCGCAACAGCCGTTGGGCCCATTCGCGGCGGCGCTACGACGCCGGCGTCGGCATCCGCACGCTCGATGCGCTGGCCGCCGTCGTTGCCTTCTTCGAGGAGCGGCGCGGGCGCCTGTACGGCTTCCGCTGGCGTGACAGGCTCGACTGGAAGAGCTGCCCGCCCTCGCAGGCGCCGGCCGCGACCGATCAGGCGATCGGCATCGGTGATGGCGTCACCGGGACCTTCCAGCTCTGCAAGCACTACGGCACCGGCATCGCGACCTATCGCCGGCCGATCACCAAGCCGGTGCCTGGCGAGGTCGCCGTCGCGGTCGATGGCGTCCCGGCCGACGACCCCGGCCATGTCACCTGCGATGCCGCGACCGGACGCGTCACCTTCGCCGCCGGCCATCTGCCGGGACCGGGCGCCATGGTGACGGCCGGCTTCCTCTTCGACGTACCGGTGCGCTTCGACATCGACGCGATCGAGGTCGATCTCTCCGCCTTCGAGGCCGGCGAAATCCCCAAGATCCCCATCGTTGAGATCAAGCCCTGA
- a CDS encoding phage tail tape measure protein — MPDDDIVLSSRLTDMRQLGSLTQSLGKSADSFGKSITNAFAKGIVEGKRFEDVLRSVGRSITETLLKSALKPLQTGLSSLLGTGVKSLTGLFTGGLGLGGFGGGAALPVAPFAEGGVIASPSYFPLGRGLGLMGERGAEAILPLSRGADGRLGVRSSGEAARPLSVVVQVSTPDADSFRRSEAQVAAAIARAVARGGRAL, encoded by the coding sequence ATGCCCGACGACGACATCGTGCTCTCCTCACGCCTGACCGACATGCGGCAGCTCGGCTCGCTGACGCAAAGCCTCGGCAAATCGGCCGACAGCTTCGGCAAGTCGATCACCAACGCCTTCGCCAAGGGCATCGTCGAGGGCAAGCGCTTCGAGGATGTGCTGCGCAGCGTCGGCCGCTCGATCACCGAGACGCTGCTGAAATCGGCGCTGAAGCCGCTGCAGACGGGGCTCTCCAGCCTGCTCGGCACCGGAGTGAAGAGCCTGACGGGGCTGTTCACCGGCGGTCTCGGCCTGGGCGGGTTCGGAGGTGGCGCAGCCTTGCCGGTCGCGCCCTTCGCCGAGGGTGGCGTCATCGCCTCGCCCTCATACTTTCCGTTGGGGCGCGGCCTCGGCCTGATGGGCGAGCGCGGCGCGGAGGCGATCCTGCCGCTGTCGCGCGGCGCCGATGGCCGCCTCGGCGTGCGGTCCTCCGGCGAGGCGGCCCGTCCGCTCAGCGTGGTCGTGCAGGTCTCGACCCCCGATGCCGACAGCTTCCGCCGCTCGGAGGCGCAGGTTGCGGCGGCGATCGCGCGCGCCGTGGCGCGCGGCGGCCGCGCCTTGTGA
- a CDS encoding gene transfer agent family protein — protein MVNRYRGETVLMVEGEPLPMRLSLGALAKLEHAFSVDSLPALGERFSGGRLSARDVTRILTAGLRGAGSSVSEDQVASFAFDGGLNGAIRAAIALLDATFGDPADESATEAGAGPRPPQPPAA, from the coding sequence ATGGTCAACCGCTATCGCGGCGAAACGGTTCTGATGGTCGAGGGCGAGCCGTTGCCGATGCGCCTCAGCCTGGGGGCGCTTGCCAAACTCGAGCATGCGTTCAGCGTGGACAGCCTGCCGGCGCTGGGCGAGCGCTTCTCCGGGGGCAGGCTCTCGGCGCGGGACGTGACGCGCATCCTCACGGCCGGCCTGCGCGGCGCCGGCAGCAGCGTCAGCGAGGATCAGGTGGCGAGCTTCGCCTTCGACGGCGGCCTGAACGGCGCGATCAGGGCCGCGATCGCCCTGCTCGACGCGACTTTCGGCGATCCGGCCGACGAATCTGCGACGGAGGCCGGCGCCGGGCCACGCCCTCCTCAGCCGCCGGCGGCTTGA
- a CDS encoding phage major tail protein, TP901-1 family codes for MSAQKGKDLLLKAEDAEGGFVTVAGLRARQIAFNAETVDVTHSESAGRWRELLAGAGMRRAAISGAGIFKEEASDALVRQLFFDGTIRDWQVIVPDFGTITGPFQLSSLEYRGDHAGEVTFDLSLESAGQLAFVAL; via the coding sequence ATGTCGGCACAGAAGGGCAAGGACCTGCTGCTCAAGGCGGAGGATGCGGAGGGCGGCTTCGTCACGGTCGCCGGGCTGCGCGCCCGGCAGATCGCCTTTAACGCGGAGACGGTGGATGTGACGCATTCCGAATCGGCCGGCCGCTGGCGCGAATTGCTGGCGGGGGCAGGGATGCGGCGCGCCGCAATCAGTGGTGCCGGCATCTTCAAGGAGGAGGCTTCCGACGCGCTGGTGCGCCAGCTCTTCTTCGACGGCACGATCCGCGACTGGCAGGTGATCGTGCCCGATTTCGGCACGATCACAGGGCCGTTCCAGCTCTCGAGCCTGGAATATCGTGGCGACCATGCCGGCGAGGTCACCTTCGACCTCTCGCTGGAATCGGCCGGTCAGCTCGCCTTCGTGGCGCTGTGA
- a CDS encoding DUF3168 domain-containing protein: protein MSDAILALRSAIQARLQADSALTALIGPGRIHDEAPRAASGLYIVHGDVEARDWSTGSDRGCEQNLGLTVWAGESSSSRQALEAAALVVAALNDAPLAPAGHGLVNLRWHSSRLARDGASGLAFVAIHFRAVTETL, encoded by the coding sequence ATGAGCGACGCGATCCTCGCATTGCGCTCCGCGATCCAGGCCCGGCTGCAGGCGGATTCAGCCCTCACGGCGCTGATCGGCCCCGGCCGCATCCATGACGAGGCGCCCCGCGCTGCGAGCGGCCTCTACATCGTCCATGGCGATGTCGAGGCGCGCGACTGGTCGACCGGCAGCGACCGGGGCTGCGAACAGAATCTCGGGCTCACCGTCTGGGCCGGAGAAAGCAGTTCCTCCCGGCAGGCTTTGGAGGCCGCGGCGCTGGTCGTCGCGGCCTTGAACGACGCACCGCTCGCGCCGGCCGGGCACGGGCTCGTCAATCTGCGCTGGCACTCCAGCCGGCTGGCGCGGGACGGCGCGTCCGGGCTCGCCTTCGTCGCGATCCACTTCCGTGCCGTGACCGAAACCCTCTGA
- a CDS encoding phage head closure protein, with translation MADINGEGVPVGTLRRRLVLEAAVATPDGIGGATQAFETVAALWAQVEWLSGGEHWRRGRSEQAATHRVTMRWRTGVDAGQRLRDGERLFDIRAVADPDGSRRRLVCHVLESTP, from the coding sequence ATGGCGGACATCAACGGCGAGGGCGTGCCCGTCGGTACGCTGCGGCGCCGGCTCGTGCTCGAGGCCGCGGTCGCGACGCCGGACGGGATCGGCGGGGCGACACAGGCCTTTGAGACCGTCGCAGCGCTGTGGGCGCAGGTCGAATGGCTCTCGGGTGGTGAGCATTGGCGCCGGGGTCGGTCCGAGCAGGCCGCGACGCACCGCGTCACGATGCGCTGGCGCACGGGCGTCGATGCCGGCCAGCGCCTGCGCGACGGCGAGCGCCTTTTCGACATCCGCGCGGTTGCCGATCCTGATGGCAGCCGGCGCCGTCTCGTCTGCCACGTCCTGGAGAGCACGCCATGA
- a CDS encoding phage head-tail connector protein produces the protein MTPLALTPPAQEPVSLSEARLFLRLDQTAEDDLLGTLITAARLMVEAASGRLLVDQTWRIVIDRWPESGEIRLPLSPVGAITAARVYDVLGVAQPVAAEALQLDRAADPPVVRVVAEVPEIGRSRGAIEIDVVAGFGATAVAVPVLLRQAVLRLAGRWFERRGDVVGRDAEALPPEIMALIAPFRRARL, from the coding sequence ATGACGCCGCTTGCCTTGACCCCGCCGGCGCAGGAGCCGGTTTCACTCTCCGAAGCTAGGCTTTTCCTGCGGCTCGACCAGACGGCGGAGGACGATTTGCTCGGCACGCTGATCACAGCCGCCCGGCTGATGGTCGAGGCCGCGTCCGGCAGGCTCCTGGTCGACCAGACCTGGCGCATCGTGATCGACCGCTGGCCCGAGAGCGGCGAGATTCGCCTGCCGCTTTCGCCGGTCGGCGCGATCACGGCCGCACGTGTCTATGACGTGCTGGGTGTAGCGCAGCCGGTCGCCGCCGAGGCGCTGCAACTCGACAGGGCCGCCGATCCGCCGGTCGTGCGGGTCGTGGCGGAGGTGCCCGAGATCGGCCGTTCGCGCGGCGCGATCGAGATTGACGTCGTCGCCGGCTTCGGCGCGACCGCGGTCGCGGTGCCGGTCCTGCTGCGGCAGGCGGTGCTGCGGCTGGCGGGACGCTGGTTCGAGCGCCGCGGCGATGTCGTCGGGCGCGATGCCGAGGCGCTGCCGCCGGAGATCATGGCGCTGATCGCGCCGTTCCGCCGCGCGAGGCTCTGA
- a CDS encoding trypsin-like serine protease has product MRVGYLIALAGLACGMTLAAKPAGAVVGGRDGGPAAGSTLMVLNARGGVCTGIVLSARAILTAAHCAAGGTDLRIHWKDGGGEPVLIAPTAVALHPEFNANAVAARRRSIDLALIRLGEPLPARFTPAVLVDGAQPRAGAPVMLAGYGVSREGEARSTGVYRSATLAVVEPYGPGRVLLWAADQAGAGKRPGPGACQGDSGGPMTGSDGGIVAVTSWSTGPAGKSCGLLSQGVLVSPQRAWIDGTLSRWAERASWTNGR; this is encoded by the coding sequence ATGCGCGTCGGATATCTGATCGCCTTGGCCGGCCTCGCCTGCGGCATGACGCTGGCCGCGAAACCCGCGGGCGCTGTCGTCGGCGGCCGCGATGGCGGGCCGGCGGCAGGCTCGACGCTGATGGTCCTGAATGCGCGCGGCGGCGTCTGCACCGGCATCGTCCTGTCGGCGCGCGCGATCCTGACGGCGGCCCATTGCGCGGCCGGCGGCACGGATCTGCGCATCCATTGGAAGGACGGCGGCGGCGAGCCCGTGCTGATCGCGCCGACCGCCGTCGCCCTCCACCCCGAGTTCAATGCCAATGCGGTAGCGGCGCGGCGGCGCTCGATCGACCTTGCTCTCATCCGGCTGGGCGAGCCGCTTCCGGCCCGTTTCACGCCCGCCGTGCTCGTCGATGGTGCGCAGCCGCGCGCCGGCGCTCCGGTCATGCTGGCAGGCTATGGCGTCTCGCGGGAGGGCGAGGCTCGAAGCACCGGCGTCTATCGCTCCGCCACCCTCGCCGTGGTCGAGCCCTATGGTCCGGGACGGGTCCTGCTCTGGGCAGCCGATCAAGCCGGAGCCGGCAAGCGCCCGGGGCCCGGCGCCTGCCAGGGCGATTCAGGCGGGCCGATGACCGGCAGCGATGGCGGCATCGTCGCCGTCACGAGCTGGTCGACCGGACCTGCCGGCAAGAGTTGCGGCTTGTTGAGCCAGGGTGTGCTGGTCTCGCCGCAGCGCGCCTGGATCGACGGGACGCTCTCGAGATGGGCCGAGCGTGCGTCCTGGACGAACGGTCGCTGA
- a CDS encoding trypsin-like serine protease, with amino-acid sequence MSSRAFAFILATALVAGLSPALAVVGGTTSQDVRGARASTLRVETSRGELCSGAAIAPELVLTAAHCLMGGGSVSVVSLDPRFRARRHAVIAVLPHPSFVPGTTPRTQPGTDLAMLRLAAPLPADIQPVTLGGGLWQGETVTMAGFGLSVEDNKKTARRLRETRLVNAGNYTTQNTVKVAVDAEAKGESPGAGACRGDSGGPVLRGNAHSRDLVGIVSWSSGPLNSRARRICGGFTAITPVSEHRSWITEAAARLLAMGPNPRQLEREPPAAGYSWWFSR; translated from the coding sequence ATGTCATCGCGCGCGTTCGCCTTCATTCTCGCCACTGCTCTCGTTGCCGGCCTGTCGCCGGCGCTTGCCGTCGTCGGTGGCACGACTTCGCAGGATGTGCGGGGCGCGCGAGCCTCGACACTGCGTGTCGAGACCAGCCGGGGCGAACTCTGCTCGGGAGCGGCGATCGCGCCGGAACTGGTCCTGACCGCGGCGCATTGCCTGATGGGCGGCGGCTCGGTCAGCGTCGTCAGCCTCGATCCGCGCTTCCGTGCACGCCGGCATGCCGTCATCGCGGTGCTTCCGCATCCGAGCTTCGTGCCCGGGACCACGCCGCGCACCCAGCCCGGCACCGATCTCGCGATGTTGCGGCTGGCGGCCCCGTTGCCCGCCGATATCCAGCCGGTCACGCTCGGCGGAGGACTTTGGCAAGGCGAGACCGTGACCATGGCCGGCTTCGGCCTCTCGGTCGAAGACAACAAGAAGACGGCGCGGCGCCTGCGCGAGACCAGGCTGGTCAACGCAGGCAACTACACCACGCAGAACACGGTCAAGGTCGCCGTCGATGCCGAAGCCAAGGGCGAAAGCCCGGGCGCCGGCGCCTGCCGCGGCGATTCCGGTGGTCCCGTGCTGCGCGGCAACGCCCATTCGCGCGATCTCGTCGGCATCGTGAGCTGGTCGAGCGGGCCGCTGAATTCGCGCGCCCGGCGCATCTGTGGCGGCTTCACCGCGATCACGCCGGTCAGCGAACATCGCAGCTGGATCACGGAGGCTGCGGCGCGATTGCTCGCGATGGGGCCGAACCCGCGCCAACTCGAGCGCGAACCTCCGGCCGCCGGCTATAGCTGGTGGTTCTCGCGCTGA
- a CDS encoding HK97 family phage prohead protease: MMRSALATGPFARESKFLPLPPARIRPDGLFEGYASLFGIADLGKDVVEPGAFRDSLVRRGPGGVKLLWQHDPAEPIGRWVALAEDGRGLFVRGQLSLAVARAREIHALMREGAVDGLSIGFRSEKARTEPRSGLRRLERVDLWEVSIVTFPMLPQARVTAVKALRCTPPSARAASGQAAFARS; this comes from the coding sequence ATGATGAGGAGCGCTCTTGCGACCGGGCCCTTCGCACGCGAATCCAAGTTCCTGCCCCTGCCGCCGGCGCGGATCAGGCCCGACGGTCTCTTCGAGGGCTATGCAAGCCTGTTCGGCATCGCCGATCTCGGCAAGGACGTGGTCGAGCCCGGGGCCTTCCGCGACAGCCTCGTTCGGCGCGGTCCGGGGGGCGTCAAGCTGCTTTGGCAGCACGATCCGGCCGAGCCGATCGGGCGCTGGGTCGCGCTCGCCGAGGATGGGCGCGGGCTCTTCGTTCGCGGCCAGCTTTCGCTGGCCGTGGCCCGTGCCCGCGAGATCCATGCGCTGATGCGGGAGGGCGCAGTCGATGGGCTCTCGATCGGCTTCCGCTCGGAAAAGGCCCGCACCGAGCCGCGCAGCGGCCTGCGCCGGCTGGAGCGGGTCGATCTCTGGGAGGTCTCGATCGTCACCTTTCCGATGCTGCCGCAGGCGCGCGTCACCGCCGTCAAGGCACTGCGTTGCACGCCGCCCTCTGCCCGAGCCGCCTCTGGCCAAGCCGCTTTTGCCCGCTCCTGA
- a CDS encoding phage portal protein, which yields MLNFLRNLRGPAAPERKRSRVGPLIALHEAGRPVWTPRDYAALAREGYERNPVVHRCVRLIAEAAAQTPLVAKVGAREVPEHPALALIDRPNPRQGGIAFRETLFGHLLVAGNAYVEAASAGHEPRELYALRPDRMRIVPGRDGWPEAYDYTVGGDTIRFRQDEGGVPPILHLTLFHPVDDHYGLSPIEPAACSLDIHNAASHWHKALLDNAARPSGALVYDSPDGASLSEAQFERLKAELEESFQGARNAGRPLLLEGGLDWKPLSLTPAELDFVAAKGVAAREIALAFGVPPLLLGLPGDNTHANFAEANRAFWRQTAIPLVRRTAQSLAQWLGPAFGGELTLEPDLDAIEALAEERESLWRRLSAATFLGEDEKREAVGYGRAPAAGGTGS from the coding sequence ATGCTCAACTTCCTTCGCAACCTGCGCGGCCCCGCCGCGCCGGAACGCAAGCGCTCGCGCGTCGGGCCGCTGATCGCCCTGCACGAGGCGGGGCGTCCGGTCTGGACGCCGCGCGATTATGCGGCGCTCGCCCGCGAGGGCTATGAGCGCAACCCGGTCGTGCATCGTTGTGTCCGGCTGATCGCGGAGGCGGCGGCCCAGACTCCGCTCGTCGCCAAGGTTGGTGCGCGCGAGGTGCCCGAGCACCCTGCACTGGCCCTGATCGACAGGCCCAATCCGCGCCAGGGCGGCATCGCCTTCCGCGAGACGCTGTTCGGCCATCTGCTTGTCGCTGGCAACGCCTATGTCGAGGCGGCCAGCGCAGGCCACGAGCCACGAGAACTCTATGCGCTGCGGCCGGACCGGATGCGGATCGTACCCGGCCGCGACGGCTGGCCGGAAGCCTATGACTATACGGTCGGCGGCGACACCATCCGCTTCCGGCAAGACGAGGGCGGCGTGCCGCCGATCCTGCACCTGACGCTGTTCCACCCGGTCGACGACCATTATGGCCTCTCGCCGATCGAGCCTGCCGCCTGTTCGCTCGACATCCACAACGCCGCCAGCCACTGGCACAAGGCCCTGCTCGACAATGCGGCGAGGCCGTCGGGCGCGCTGGTCTATGACAGCCCGGACGGTGCGAGTCTCAGTGAGGCGCAGTTCGAGCGCCTGAAGGCCGAACTGGAAGAGAGTTTCCAGGGCGCACGCAATGCCGGCCGCCCGCTGCTGCTCGAGGGCGGGCTCGACTGGAAGCCACTCTCGCTGACGCCGGCAGAACTCGACTTCGTCGCCGCCAAGGGCGTGGCGGCACGCGAGATCGCGCTCGCCTTCGGCGTGCCGCCGCTGCTGCTCGGCCTGCCGGGAGACAACACCCATGCCAATTTCGCCGAGGCCAATCGCGCCTTCTGGCGCCAGACCGCGATTCCGCTGGTCCGGCGCACGGCGCAGTCGCTGGCGCAATGGCTTGGTCCGGCCTTCGGCGGCGAGCTGACGCTGGAGCCCGATCTCGATGCCATCGAGGCGCTCGCCGAGGAGCGGGAATCGCTCTGGCGGAGGCTCTCCGCCGCGACCTTCCTCGGCGAGGACGAGAAGCGCGAGGCGGTCGGCTACGGCCGGGCGCCGGCGGCCGGAGGGACGGGCTCATGA
- a CDS encoding TIGR00730 family Rossman fold protein: MKSVCVFCGSNPGNEPVYADAARAMGAEIARRGMVLVYGGGAVGLMGIVADAALAAGGEVHGIIPRALREKEVGHYGLTRLEVVETMHIRKARMAELSDGFIAMPGGIGTFEELFEIWTWGQLGIHDKPLAFLNVAGFYDPLAAFLDNTVEAGFLKQTHRAMAITDTQPATLLDRMEQYVPAATYKWVEKEQV, encoded by the coding sequence ATGAAATCGGTCTGTGTCTTCTGCGGGTCCAATCCCGGAAACGAACCTGTCTATGCAGATGCCGCGCGCGCCATGGGCGCGGAGATCGCCCGGCGCGGCATGGTTCTGGTCTATGGCGGCGGCGCGGTCGGGCTGATGGGCATCGTCGCCGACGCCGCGCTGGCGGCCGGCGGCGAGGTCCACGGCATCATCCCCCGCGCCCTTCGTGAGAAGGAAGTCGGCCATTACGGGCTGACGCGGCTGGAGGTCGTCGAGACCATGCATATCCGCAAGGCGCGGATGGCGGAGCTGTCCGATGGCTTCATCGCCATGCCGGGCGGCATCGGCACCTTCGAGGAGCTGTTCGAGATCTGGACCTGGGGCCAGCTCGGTATCCACGACAAACCGCTCGCTTTCCTCAACGTCGCGGGCTTCTACGATCCGCTGGCGGCGTTCCTGGACAACACGGTGGAGGCGGGTTTCCTCAAGCAGACCCACCGCGCCATGGCGATCACCGATACGCAGCCCGCGACCCTGCTCGACAGGATGGAGCAATATGTCCCGGCCGCGACCTACAAATGGGTCGAGAAGGAACAGGTTTGA
- a CDS encoding dipeptidase, with amino-acid sequence MSKLPAILARLDADLEGSLARLSSWLEIPSISTDSAYAADSRRAAEWLARDLESLGFTAGLRETPGHPVVLGHRPKPGAPHVLFYGHYDVQPVDPLELWDTEPFKPVVREIEPGRKVIVGRGACDDKGQVMTFVEAMRATLAETGDLPIGVTIMVEGEEESGSLNLPAFVRENAEELKADFALVCDTGMWDRETPAITASLRGMVYQEVTITCADRDLHSGLFGGAAANPIYVLATIVAALHDETGKITLPGFYEGVEEPTNQQKADWADLNLTEAEFLGQIGLKHSIGEKGRMLIEQIQSRPTCDVNGIWGGYTGEGTKTVIAGKAFAKISFRLVGKQDPQKIAASFQAFVRARLPADVTASFIEHGASPAIAVPLDSPALTSARAALTEEWGRKAVTIGSGGSVPVVGDFKRLLGMDTLLVGFGLDDDRVHSPNEKYDLSSFHKGQRSWARIMQALGAEKAVS; translated from the coding sequence ATGTCCAAGCTCCCCGCCATCCTCGCCCGTCTCGATGCCGATCTCGAGGGTTCGCTCGCGCGCCTCTCCTCCTGGCTTGAGATCCCCTCGATCTCGACCGACTCGGCCTACGCGGCCGACAGCCGCCGCGCCGCGGAATGGCTGGCCAGGGATCTGGAATCGCTCGGCTTCACCGCCGGCCTGCGCGAGACGCCCGGCCATCCGGTCGTGCTCGGCCATCGCCCGAAGCCCGGTGCGCCGCACGTGCTGTTCTATGGCCATTACGACGTGCAGCCGGTCGATCCGCTCGAACTCTGGGACACCGAGCCGTTCAAGCCGGTGGTCAGGGAGATCGAGCCCGGTCGCAAGGTCATCGTCGGGCGCGGGGCCTGCGACGACAAGGGCCAGGTCATGACCTTCGTCGAGGCGATGCGGGCGACGCTTGCCGAGACCGGCGATCTGCCCATCGGCGTCACCATCATGGTCGAGGGTGAGGAGGAATCGGGTTCGCTCAACCTGCCGGCCTTCGTCCGCGAGAACGCGGAGGAGCTGAAGGCCGATTTCGCCCTCGTCTGCGACACCGGCATGTGGGATCGCGAAACCCCGGCGATCACCGCCTCGCTGCGCGGCATGGTCTATCAGGAGGTCACGATCACCTGCGCCGACAGGGACCTGCATTCGGGGCTGTTCGGCGGAGCTGCTGCCAATCCGATCTATGTGCTGGCGACCATCGTGGCTGCCCTGCATGACGAGACCGGCAAGATCACGCTGCCGGGCTTCTATGAGGGCGTCGAGGAACCGACCAACCAGCAGAAGGCGGACTGGGCCGATCTCAACCTCACCGAAGCGGAGTTCCTCGGCCAGATCGGCCTGAAACACTCGATCGGCGAGAAGGGCCGCATGCTGATCGAGCAGATCCAGTCGCGCCCGACCTGCGACGTCAACGGCATCTGGGGCGGCTATACCGGGGAAGGCACCAAGACCGTGATCGCCGGCAAAGCCTTCGCCAAGATCTCGTTTCGCCTGGTGGGAAAGCAGGATCCGCAGAAGATCGCAGCCAGCTTCCAGGCTTTCGTGCGTGCACGCCTCCCGGCCGACGTCACCGCAAGCTTCATCGAGCATGGCGCCTCGCCTGCGATCGCGGTGCCGCTGGATTCGCCGGCACTCACCAGCGCGCGCGCCGCCCTGACCGAGGAGTGGGGCCGCAAGGCCGTGACCATCGGCTCGGGCGGCTCGGTTCCGGTCGTCGGCGATTTCAAGCGCCTGCTCGGCATGGACACGCTGCTGGTCGGCTTCGGACTCGACGACGACCGTGTCCATTCGCCCAACGAGAAATACGACCTCTCGTCCTTCCACAAGGGCCAGCGTTCCTGGGCGCGGATCATGCAGGCGCTCGGTGCCGAAAAGGCTGTTTCATGA